CGGATAACGCCGATTCCATCGCCTTCGCTTTCGAGAGCGCCTCTTTCCTGAACAGCAGCCTGATCAACCTCCTTGTCAAGACCATGCAAACCTTGTCCATCGTGGGGAAGCCGACCTTCATCGTCACCCGGGATGCGGACACCTTGGAAAGCCTGCAAATGATGGACTTGGATCGGGTTATGCGCATCCTTCCCGATCGGGAAAGCTACCTGGCCGCATTGGCTTAAGCCTTCCTGGCCTTACCTATCTAGGTCGCGCCTGCGATAGGGATTTTAATTCTCGTTATTGTCCAGGATCTCGCCGTTCTGGGCGGGGACCGGCTTTGCGGGCGGGGCGGGCTTATCCGAAGCCTTTGCCGGGACCGGCGCTGCGGTAGGCGATTCCTTCGCAGGGGCGGGTGCGCTAGGCGCTGCCGTGGGCGCGGCCGGGTTTTTCGGGGCCGGGATGCCTCCCGAAGGCTCCTCGATTTCCCCTTCTTCCGGCGGCAGGGTGGAACCGTTCGGCTGATCCGCTCCTACAGCGGTCGCCCGCCGGGGACGATAACCGCGGCCGTCGAGCTTGGGGAACGCGGGGGTCAACTGCAACGAGATCCGGTGCGTGGAGAGAAGGTCCGGATGGGGGGTAAAGCTGTAATCGATGCCGAGGATGTGCTTCCACGTGTAGCCGATCCCGAAGGTGGCCGTGGTGGCGACCGAATGGGGCGCGAGTTCGGTGAGACCCATCCTAACGGCCATGCCGAAGTCGAAGAGGAATTCGAGCCCCACATGGGTGGCGGCGAGCAGGGCCGCGGGATCGGTCCGTAAGTTCCCGCCGTTCAGATCGAGTTGGGACTTGCCATGATCGGAAAAGAGACCTTCGGATTGGATAGAGGCCTCCAGCGTTCCGTAGAAGTAAGGCGCCGGGAATCGTCCGGAGCCGCCTATGTACAGATCGGGGGTTTCGTACTCGGTGTAACCCGATTCCCAATGCGCGCTGGAGGGTACCAGACCCTTGACCAGCGCCGCCAGGCGGAAACGGTCGTCCCAGGTGTATTGGGCCATGCCGTCGGCGCGGAGGCCCACGCCGTCCTGATCCAGGTGTCGGTAAAGCAGATCAAGTCCGAATCCGATGTCGAGATCCCCCAGGCGCCGGGCGAAGGATCCCGTCACCACGTAATCGGCGACGGAGAACAGGCCTTGCGGCTCGGATGCCAGGGGATCGGTCCCTTCCGGGCGCAGCTCGATATCGCTTACGCCGAACCTGGAAAGGCCGAGCCCCAGGGTGGCGTTGGCCTCGAAGGGCAGGATGAAGGCGAAGTCGTCGAACTGGGCGCGGCCGAACTTTTCCGCATGCGCCGTGGAGAAGGTGAAATCCTCCACATCGTTCATGGCCGCCGGAGCGTTGACGACCGCGTCGGCATCGCGTTGGAAGGCGGGGAAGGTGACCGCCATCCCGGATTGACGGGCCCCGAAGCCTTCGTCCGCCGTGAGGTTCACCCCGGAAGATAGCTCCGGGCCGTTCCCATCCGCCGCCAAGGCATTCGAGCCCGGCGCCAGCATCATGGGTAGCCAGGCCAGCAACAGGAGCGGGTTTCCTCGCGACATAGGAGCCATATTATAGCAAGAAGGCTGGTGGCGGCCCCCGTCCTCCAGGGACTTCTTATATTTCCCGGCATGGCCCCTGGAAGCATTCCCGTCTTCCCTTTACGCAATCCCTGTTTTCCCGGACACAAGATCCCGCTGCGGATTTTCGAGGATCGGTACATCAGGATGCTGAAGGATCTTGAGGACAAACCCCAATTCGTAATCTCGATGATCAGTTCCGGCGAGGAAGTGGGAGGGACGGCGACGCCCTATCGGGTGGGAACCCTCGTCGATTTCGATGCAGTCGATCGGCAAGGGGATTACACCTACATCCGCCCCAAAGGCCGCAAGCGCGTTTACCTGGAATCCTTCGATCGCGATAGCCAGCCTTACCTGACGGCCCAATGCCGCGAGTACTCGGACGAACCCGTCGAAGCGGCGGCGGGTACGGATCGGCTTCCGGAGCTGGAAGCCAGCATCCTCAAGATGGTGACCGTGCTCGGTCCCGAGGAAAGCCGGGGCATACGCGACGTTCTGGACGGAGTGCGCACCGATCTCGATCGGGAAAATTATTCGCTCTTCCTCTGCGGCTGCCTGCACCTGCCCCCGATTTACCTGCAACGCCTTTTGGAATTGCGCTCCTTGCCCTTCCGCATGGAGAACGCCCTCAACCTGCTTTCCCAGCGGGGCGAATGAACGTCGTCTTCGATTGGGCCGGGACCTTGGCCGACGATCAGGAGCTTACCTGGCGTATCACCGATCAGGTCATCCGCGAGGCGGGCTTCCCTTCCGTACCCTTCGAGACCTATCGACGGGAATTCACCTTGCCCGCGGCGGGCTTTTACGCGACGTATTGCCCGGGAACGCCCTGGGAGCGCATCGAGTCGGCCTTCGTGGCGGCGTGCCGCCAGCGCTATCCAAGGGAGGTAGCCTTGCACGCGGGAGTGCGCGAGGGCGTCGCCTGCATGGCATGCCGGCATAAGCTTTTCTTACTGTCCACCTTGGACCAGGCCATGCTGGAAGACGCTTTGGATCGCCTGGGGCTGCGGCGCTTCTTCGCGGGCGTGCGGGGTTCGGCGGAAGACAAGACGCGCGCTTTGCCGGAGCTGTTGCGGGAGCAAGGACTCGCCCAGGATGAGACTATCATGATCGGGGATACGCCGCACGATCTGCGCGCGGCCGCGGCGGCGGGCGTGGCCGGCATCGCGGTAGCATACGGATACGCTTCTGCGGAAGCCCTGGCCGCGGAGAGGCCGGAAGTAAGCTTAGGCAGTTTCGCCGAGGTCTTAAGGTTTCTCGACAAGGGCGCCTGCGCCGAGAGCCGCCATTTTCCGGTGGCCACCGTGGGCGGCCTCATCCGCGATGCGGAGGGCAATGTGCTCCTGGTGCGCACGCGTAAATGGGCGGGGAAATACGGCATCCCCGGCGGGAAGATCGACTACGGCGAAACCATGGAAGCCGCTTTCGCGCGCGAGGCGCGCGAGGAAACCGGGCTGGCGGTGCGGGATATGGAGTTCGCCATGGTACAGGATTGCGTGGAGCATCCGGAATTCTACCGGCCCAGGCATTTTATCCTGGTGAATTACATGGCGCGCGTGGACGGCGTAAAGCCGCCGGTGCGCCTGAACCACGAATCGGACGCGTACCTCTGGGCAGGCCCGGCGGAAGCGCTGGGCATGGATCTCAACGGCCCGACCCGCGTCTTGATTGAGAAAGCGTTCGAGAAAGCGTCCGGGAAAGCCTGCTAGATGGCATCGGACAAGGCGGGGAAGGCCAAATGGGAATAATGCGGATCGAGGATCTCAAGGTTCGTTGCATCGTGGGCGTGTATACCCATGAGCGCAAGGTGGAACAGGATTTATTCGTGGACGTCCGGCTGGAGCTCGATTTCGAAGCGGCCGCCCGCACCGATCAAATCGGGCATACCTTGGATTATACAAGCTTGGCGGGGATGCTCGAGGAATGGATGCAACGGGAAAAGTTCCAGTTGATCGAAACGCTGGCCGAACGCGCCTGCGTGCTGATCACGGAGGCCTTCCCGGAGGTGCGCCAGTGCCGCGTGACCATCAAGAAGCCGGGAGCGCTGGTCGCCGCGCGTTACGCTTCGGTGACGGCTGAAAAGGCGGGGGGCCAGTGAAGCCGCGGCGCATGGCTATGCGCAAAGCGGGCAAGACCGCCTTGGTAACCGGGTCGGCCAAGCGATTGGGTCGGGTCATCGCGTTGCGCTTGGCGGCCGAAGGATACTTCACCTGGGTGCATTACCTCTCCTCGCGCGACGAAGCCGCGGAAGTCCTGGAAACCATCCGCTCGGCCGGAGGGGATGGCGCCCTTGTGAAAGGCGACGTGGCCTCGTCCAAGCAAGTGGCGGCGATGGCGGAGCGGCTGCGCAATGATTCCGGCCGGCTGGACCTGTTGGTGAACAACGTCGGCGTGTATCGGACAGGGGATCTCGCGAGCTTTCCGGTGCAGGACTTCGCCGCTACCTTACGGACCAATCTGGTAGGCGCCTTCGATCTGATCCAAGGGACGCTGGATCTGTTCCCCGAAACGGGAGGGAGCGTCGTGAACATCGGCTACGCGGGCGTGGGCAGCTTGGCGGGATCGACCCATAACACCGCTTACCTCATCTCCAAAACGGGAATGCTGGTGCTGACCAAATCATTGGCCCAAGCCTTGGGGCCGCGGGGAATTCGGGTGAACATGGTCTCGCCGGGAATCCTCGACAATAGCGTCGAGCTGCCGCGGAGGACGCGCGACTACGTTCCGCTGGATCGCCTGGGCCGTTGCGATGACGTCGCCGAGGCCGTGGCTTTCCTGGCATCGGGAAAGGCTTCGTATATCACCGGGGTGAATCTGGACGTCGCGGGGGGCTATATGTTGGGGCTGAAAGAGATCGAGGACTTCAAGCGCTCTTGATCGCGGACGGGTCCGGCAGGCGGACTGCCGGGTTCGCGGACGGCCAGCGCCTCACTTCAGGAGCGCCTTCACCTTCTCCAGCAGGATATCCACCCGGAACGGCTTCGCCAAGTAGTCGACTTCGGAATTCTGATCCAGGGTAGCCGGCACATGCTTACCCGGGTAGCCGCTTATGAAGAGCACGGGCATGGCCGGGCGTAAGGCGGAAAGCCGGGTCGCGAGCTCTTGGCCGTTCATGATCGGCATCATGATATCGGTTACGAGCAGGTGGATGTCGCCGACGAAACCCTCGCTGATCGCCAAGGCCTCTTCGCCATGGCCCGCTTCCAGAACGCGATACGATTGCATCCCCAAGATGCTCGCGATGAGGCGGCGCACCGACTCTTCGTCCTCCACCAGCAAGATGGTCCTACCCGTTGAGTTTTGCATTAACCTTAAAGGTTAATAAAACCTTTGATAGAGGGAAACGATTGTAACGATCCGGTCATGCTTCGTTGAGGCTATCCAGGACATGGCGGACCTTGCGTTGGAACTGGGCCACGGTGAAGGGTTTTGGGAGCCAGTCGGTCTGATCTTCGCATACGTCAGGCCAGATATCGGCGCGGCTGTATCCGGATACGAACAGCACCCTGATCCGGGGCCGTAATGCGCAGAGGCGGTCGGCCAGATCCTTACCGTTCATGTTCGGCATCATAACGTCCGTGACCAGCAGGTGGATCTCGCCGGCGAAACCTAGGCTTTGGGTCAAGGCGGATTCCCCGTCCTCGGCGACCAGGACGCGATAGCCCAGCTTGGCGAGGGTGCGCGCCATGAATTCGCGCACGGAGCGCTCGTCTTCGACCAGGAGAATGGTCTCCCGCGGGCGGGCGCCCCCGTTCTTTCCCGGTTTGGCGACGGGAACGGCTTTGCGGCGGACTTGGGTATCGGGTTTGGGTACGCGGGAGGGTTCGAACATTTCCGCCTCCGGTTCAGGCCTCCAACTTGAAGAGCCTTTTGAGATCATTGAATTGGGCGTGGTGCAAGACCCCGCTATGCTGCAGCAGGCCCACGAGCACTCCTGGAGCCAATCCCTGGGCGGCCGCGAACCGCTTGATGCCATCGCGGGCCGGCGGTATGACCGAAGTGAAACGCAAGAGACCGTCCTTGGGCAGTAAATGCTGCATGGCGAATTGATCGGCGGCTTCCTCCTTGGCGCGGCTGTAGCCGGCCGTCTCCAGGAATACGTCGCGTTTCCCGTGCAGGAGGATGTGGCCGGCTTCGTGGAAGAAGGTGAGCCAGAATTGGTCGTCGGTGGTGTAGCGTAGGCTCATTTGCAACAGCGCCTTGGCCGGGGAAAGCCAACGGGTGGCGCCGTTGATGCTTAGGCGCGGCGGCTCGGGCAGGAACGCCAGGGCCACGCCGGAATCAGCGCAGATCCGCGTCAACTCGGGGACCCAAAGCGCGGGCGGCTTCACGGTGAGGCGGCGGATGGCGGCCAGGTTGCGCGTGAAACGGCCGGCATCGAAAGGGGCGCAGGTGATGCCGCGGGCCTTGATTTCGCCGACCCGCAGCCAGCCGGCCAGCAACCCCGGGTCGTTCTGATAGGCCGGCGAACGCCGGAAGGTCACCCGGGGGCCGCACCAAATGCGCTTCCAGACTTCCGGCGAGGCGACCCCGAAGAAATCCAGTACCGCCTGCAATTGCCTTACCTTATCGGCGTGCCCTTTGATCCAGCCGAGCTTTACCATCTCGCGCACCGGCAAGCTATCCAACCAGCCCGCCTTCGATCGCAACCTTTCGCGCTCTTGCCGCTTGGCCAGGAATTCGCGGAAGTGGTAATCGCGGTTGGCCCAGAAGGCCGCCGGGACGC
The genomic region above belongs to Fibrobacterota bacterium and contains:
- a CDS encoding LON peptidase substrate-binding domain-containing protein, whose translation is MAAPVLQGLLIFPGMAPGSIPVFPLRNPCFPGHKIPLRIFEDRYIRMLKDLEDKPQFVISMISSGEEVGGTATPYRVGTLVDFDAVDRQGDYTYIRPKGRKRVYLESFDRDSQPYLTAQCREYSDEPVEAAAGTDRLPELEASILKMVTVLGPEESRGIRDVLDGVRTDLDRENYSLFLCGCLHLPPIYLQRLLELRSLPFRMENALNLLSQRGE
- a CDS encoding NUDIX domain-containing protein → MIGDTPHDLRAAAAAGVAGIAVAYGYASAEALAAERPEVSLGSFAEVLRFLDKGACAESRHFPVATVGGLIRDAEGNVLLVRTRKWAGKYGIPGGKIDYGETMEAAFAREAREETGLAVRDMEFAMVQDCVEHPEFYRPRHFILVNYMARVDGVKPPVRLNHESDAYLWAGPAEALGMDLNGPTRVLIEKAFEKASGKAC
- the folB gene encoding dihydroneopterin aldolase, coding for MGIMRIEDLKVRCIVGVYTHERKVEQDLFVDVRLELDFEAAARTDQIGHTLDYTSLAGMLEEWMQREKFQLIETLAERACVLITEAFPEVRQCRVTIKKPGALVAARYASVTAEKAGGQ
- a CDS encoding SDR family oxidoreductase, translating into MAMRKAGKTALVTGSAKRLGRVIALRLAAEGYFTWVHYLSSRDEAAEVLETIRSAGGDGALVKGDVASSKQVAAMAERLRNDSGRLDLLVNNVGVYRTGDLASFPVQDFAATLRTNLVGAFDLIQGTLDLFPETGGSVVNIGYAGVGSLAGSTHNTAYLISKTGMLVLTKSLAQALGPRGIRVNMVSPGILDNSVELPRRTRDYVPLDRLGRCDDVAEAVAFLASGKASYITGVNLDVAGGYMLGLKEIEDFKRS
- a CDS encoding response regulator; translation: MQNSTGRTILLVEDEESVRRLIASILGMQSYRVLEAGHGEEALAISEGFVGDIHLLVTDIMMPIMNGQELATRLSALRPAMPVLFISGYPGKHVPATLDQNSEVDYLAKPFRVDILLEKVKALLK
- a CDS encoding response regulator, whose amino-acid sequence is MFEPSRVPKPDTQVRRKAVPVAKPGKNGGARPRETILLVEDERSVREFMARTLAKLGYRVLVAEDGESALTQSLGFAGEIHLLVTDVMMPNMNGKDLADRLCALRPRIRVLFVSGYSRADIWPDVCEDQTDWLPKPFTVAQFQRKVRHVLDSLNEA
- a CDS encoding HigA family addiction module antidote protein, whose amino-acid sequence is MPNPSHNQYSPDVVSPPGETLKETLEALCMSQAELAERMGRPKKTINEIIKGKAALTPETALQLERVLGVPAAFWANRDYHFREFLAKRQERERLRSKAGWLDSLPVREMVKLGWIKGHADKVRQLQAVLDFFGVASPEVWKRIWCGPRVTFRRSPAYQNDPGLLAGWLRVGEIKARGITCAPFDAGRFTRNLAAIRRLTVKPPALWVPELTRICADSGVALAFLPEPPRLSINGATRWLSPAKALLQMSLRYTTDDQFWLTFFHEAGHILLHGKRDVFLETAGYSRAKEEAADQFAMQHLLPKDGLLRFTSVIPPARDGIKRFAAAQGLAPGVLVGLLQHSGVLHHAQFNDLKRLFKLEA